Proteins encoded within one genomic window of Haematobia irritans isolate KBUSLIRL chromosome 5, ASM5000362v1, whole genome shotgun sequence:
- the LOC142238370 gene encoding uncharacterized protein LOC142238370 — MNRLTNEPQRRIFSEWALEKLAENPLFYRQILFSDEAHFWLNGYVNKQNCRIWSEEQPEAVQELSMHPEKCTVWCGLYAGGIIGPYFFKDAVGRNVTVNGDRYRSMLTNFLLPKMEELNLVDMWFQQDGATCHTARDSMAILRENFGEQFISRNGPVSWPPRSCDLTPLDYFLWGYVKSKVYRNKPATIPALEDNISEEIRAIPAEMLEKVAQNWTFRMDHLRRSRGQHLNEIIFKK; from the coding sequence atgaatagacttactaacgagccacaacgtcgaattttcagtgaatgggccctagaaaagttggcagaaaatccgcttttttatcgacaaattttgttcagcgatgaggctcatttctggttgaatggctacgtaaataagcaaaattgccgcatttggagtgaagagcaaccagaagccgttcaagaactgtccatgcatcccgaaaaatgcactgtttggtgtggtttgtacgctggtggaatcattggaccgtattttttcaaagatgctgttggacgcaacgttacggtgaatggcgatcgctatcgttcgatgctaacaaactttttgttgccaaaaatggaagaactgaacttggttgacatgtggtttcaacaagatggcgctacatgccacacagctcgcgattctatggccattttgagggaaaacttcggagaacaattcatctcaagaaatggaccggtaagttggccaccaagatcatgcgatttgacgcctttagactattttttgtggggctacgtcaagtctaaagtctacagaaataagccagcaactattccagctttggaagacaacatttccgaagaaattcgggctattccggccgaaatgctcgaaaaagttgcccaaaattggactttccgaatggaccacctaagacgcagccgcggtcaacatttaaatgaaattatcttcaaaaagtaa